The segment GATACCCGTGTGCGAAGTCTTGCCGCCTTCAGCCGTGGTGAAGGCCATGATCTTGTCCACTTCGAGCCCGGCGGTATCCGACGGAGCGAGGTCATGGGCCATCAGGATGATGCGACCTTCGATCTCCTGCATCTCATGGGACAGGCCCATCAGCTTGGACTGCACACGATCAGCCACCAGGCGCACATCCTGAATACGCTGACGAATGTAGTCGTCCTGGATGACAGCGAATCGCTTCTCCATCTCCTTGACGGCTTTCAGCAGCGCCCATTCAGCATTGATGCGCATGTCTTCGATATAACCGAAGGCCAGATTCCTGAGCTTGGGATCGCGCAGGATGGTGATGTGCGAATCGATGATCAGCCCGTGTTCCTTGAACTCGTTCGGCACCTGCCCACGTACGAGGTCCAGCTCTTCCACGGCCTGATCCATGGCCTGCTTCAGGCGCGATTTCTCGCCCTCCACAAAATGCTGAGCAATGGACTGACGCGGAATCCGTCCGTACAAGCGGCGATTCATGAACAGGGCTTTGCCAATGGCAATCCCCGAAGAGACCGGAATACCGGTCAGGACCTTTCTGGCCACTGGCTACCCCTCACCAAACCGGCTCTTGAACAGGCCGGTCAGAGCTTCTAACGCCTCACTGGCATCATCTCCACTTGCACGAATCTGCATCCGCCCTCCCTGCTGGGCCGCCAGAGTCAGGATATCCAGGATGCTCTTGGCATCCACTTCCTGATCGCCGGACACCAGAAAGATATCACAGTCGAAACGCTGCGCTTCCTGAGCCAGTTTGGCAGCCGGGCGCGCATGCAGCCCAAGCTCATTGCCGACGCGAACCTCGGCACTCAATGCTTTGCCTGGGGCAGTCCCCTGGTCGATCACGTGACCCCTCCTTGCGCGCAGTTCATTGCGACATGACGTTCACACACAAACATCAGAACAACGACCAGACAAGTTGCTTCAACCAAGGCAGCCCAAGGTAGACGGCCAGTGCTCCGGCCATCAGAATCTCCCGGGACAACCCCGTACTCAATATGAGTGCGGCTGCGCTTCCAAACAGAATTACCGCCGGAATCCACTCATACCACACAATGGGGCCAGGCCAGGCCAGCACCCACACCGCCACCAAAAGCCCCGCATTCAACAGCTTGAACCGCTGCCCCCAATTGATGAGGTTCCAACGCCCGAGCCGGTGCAAAATATTAAGTCCTTCCCTGAATCCGAACCAGAACGTCCAACACTTGAACAGAACCAGAGCCGCAAAACAGGTCACTCCCAAGACAATGGCGGCAAAACCGTGCCCGGACAGAAACAGACAGGCCGTAGTCAGTGACCAGAGGACCAGAACGCTGCCCCCGAAAAACGAATCACCGATGGCGGACAAGGTGTAAATAGTCGTCCCGCGCACGCTTTCGTACAAGTCGACGGTCAGAATCCCCTTGGAAATCTTCTTTTCCATGCCAAGAAAAACACCCACAAGCAGCGGCGTCCAGAATGGATGGGTATTGTAATGCTGAGCGTAACGCTGGCGGGCCTGACGCAGCCGTTCCCCACCACCATAGATCGCCATCAGGCCCGGGTCCATGGCGTAGGCCAACCCCAGGTTCTGCATGCCACGCGTGCTGATCCCCGCGCCCACCAGCCACGTGCGCATCAGGCACATGAACAGTATTCGGGCGGTGGGAAACACGGTGGAAGCTGTCGGGTGGCGCTTCCATGCATGTGGTCCACTCTCAGCGCTCAACTCGACTCCGATTCCATCCCGGGTTTTCCAGTCTCTTCGCGGTCCATTTTCAGCAACAATTCATAAGCGGCCTTGGCCGTCCAGCCCGTTGCCTGCGCAACAGCCCTGCGAGCCACTTCCTTGGGCTTGCCCCCATTGTCGCGCTCACGATCCAGAATAAGGCGCATCCCATCCTCGGAGGTTTCGCCTTTCTCCTCGGGGGGACCGATGACCACCGTGAACTCG is part of the Desulfovibrio ferrophilus genome and harbors:
- a CDS encoding HPr family phosphocarrier protein, translating into MIDQGTAPGKALSAEVRVGNELGLHARPAAKLAQEAQRFDCDIFLVSGDQEVDAKSILDILTLAAQQGGRMQIRASGDDASEALEALTGLFKSRFGEG
- a CDS encoding PTS system mannose/fructose/sorbose family transporter subunit IID — protein: MSAESGPHAWKRHPTASTVFPTARILFMCLMRTWLVGAGISTRGMQNLGLAYAMDPGLMAIYGGGERLRQARQRYAQHYNTHPFWTPLLVGVFLGMEKKISKGILTVDLYESVRGTTIYTLSAIGDSFFGGSVLVLWSLTTACLFLSGHGFAAIVLGVTCFAALVLFKCWTFWFGFREGLNILHRLGRWNLINWGQRFKLLNAGLLVAVWVLAWPGPIVWYEWIPAVILFGSAAALILSTGLSREILMAGALAVYLGLPWLKQLVWSLF